In one Kluyveromyces marxianus DMKU3-1042 DNA, complete genome, chromosome 4 genomic region, the following are encoded:
- the UME6 gene encoding DNA-binding transcriptional regulator UME6 encodes MQGEPLGHHAHNGTGPASMPALDRGLANSHNMTMNMNMDMNLDSLDSVSPPPRYPVERKTNAAAQVHALTAQRAVVENDEKQLQLQMQMEGRMGVEKEWEKSKTLQTTSLPWNDTRHSMSGEHVQASVQAQTGKRDEETPSAAATTTKTTTTTNNNTLLQPRLNPLIHLAMSHIPAPNNTPVEAADMTPLSGNAYGDSARNPEPLASTNGNDSAGSNNQNMAGRLAARGHELQEKNMSSEAGSASTSTASAAHGSSVTDGKGLSATDGLSGGSGHKVRVSGNIVGSVVSGAYENTRSPVLLFNSENGSGNNIQRSGGADRVGGTAAAAATGTTTSSTNGHVGPTTSTSSSPPNTTSAATATAATASNGNSKGNINATKTDAAAADRNNGNTASSSSAPAQGPAVVVPSISSSVFGTQGDPNSTDRDIHAGSNAMTPRRLHFDSSTEKIDPGAGISSISAQKINITSLLNSRSTAESISPPPSAVDHEYSINFPSSAASNTHSSGSFLQPKYPQHQHQQQHQQHPRLASAMNRMVSPNYLFETEQTQNAFGNIPSASAQSNANANSGSGGSTIQGASITYQPKYFNTKFDELRNRVLLGSSTGFPKLDATHKYPYSNSIPGSGSNSNSNPMSISNPNAHNEQDSNVDAEAAAIISQMRSSPLPAFNEHFGPGTHGSRPNSSLSNQSLQNGSYNQFNKRLLPKPVLRVNQRQFPNNNSQDENAIAEEDDDDDDDDDDEYHEGGYANSQNGGTNVSDTVAWNKNGKRRLSRRKSGPPHYNSQLKGAKQEHVQFLSADISEDNVHFKRSRSSSLSLEPTGLLSPNSKRAKQLKFKESNYNNDVSNEEMVKSSDQIKKRNATGARSRTGCWICRLRKKKCTEEKPQCQNCVRLHLECFYDIVKPDFISDPAKKAAKLDEIKKKTKEAKRQAMKKKTWL; translated from the coding sequence ATGCAAGGAGAACCATTGGGCCACCATGCCCACAACGGCACAGGCCCCGCCTCGATGCCAGCGCTAGACCGTGGCCTCGCAAACTCCCACAACATGACCATGAACATGAACATGGACATGAACCTGGACAGCCTGGATAGCGTTTCCCCGCCTCCTCGTTACCCGGTCGAGCGAAAAACAAACGCCGCCGCCCAGGTGCACGCTCTAACCGCCCAGCGGGCCGTGGTCGAAAACGACGAAAAACAATTACAAttgcaaatgcaaatggAAGGAAGAATGGGAGTCGAAAAGGAGTGGGAAAAGTCAAAGACGCTACAAACGACAAGCCTGCCCTGGAACGATACGCGGCACAGCATGTCTGGAGAACACGTACAGGCGTCCGTACAGGCGCAAACTGGAAAACGTGACGAAGAAACGCCGTCGGCGGCGGcgacaacaacaaaaacaacaacaacgacCAATAATAACACGCTGCTACAGCCCAGACTCAACCCGCTTATCCATCTAGCTATGTCCCACATTCCGGCACCAAACAACACCCCCGTGGAGGCCGCTGATATGACACCACTGAGCGGCAACGCGTATGGCGACTCGGCGCGTAATCCCGAGCCCCTGGCGTCCACTAATGGGAATGATTCTGCCGGGTCCAACAATCAAAATATGGCTGGGCGTCTGGCGGCGCGCGGCCATGAGTtgcaagaaaaaaacatgTCTTCTGAAGCGGGGTCCGCGTCTACGTCTACGGCGTCGGCAGCACACGGCTCGTCGGTTACTGACGGTAAGGGGCTCTCGGCTACAGACGGTTTGAGTGGCGGCTCGGGACACAAAGTCAGGGTCAGCGGCAACATTGTCGGAAGTGTTGTTTCTGGCGCTTATGAGAACACTCGGAGCCCTGTACTCCTCTTTAACAGTGAGAACGGCAGCGGCAATAACATCCAAAGGTCCGGTGGTGCCGACCGCGTCGGCGGcactgctgctgccgctgccACAGGTACCACCACATCCAGTACCAATGGTCACGTGGGACCTACTACTTCCACTTCCTCGTCGCCGCCAAATACAACGTCAgctgctactgctactgctgctactgcCAGCAACGGCAACAGCAAAGGTAACATCAATGCCACAAAGACAGATGCTGCCGCTGCTGACAGAAACAATGGCAACACagcatcatcttcatcagcGCCAGCACAGGGACCAGCAGTGGTGGTGCCTTCCATTTCTTCGTCAGTGTTTGGAACGCAGGGCGATCCAAACAGCACCGACAGAGACATACATGCAGGCAGCAACGCAATGACCCCCCGGAGACTGCATTTCGACTCTTCCACGGAAAAAATTGACCCCGGTGCAGGAATCTCGTCCATTTCGGcgcaaaaaataaacatcACGTCCTTGCTAAACTCCAGGTCTACCGCGGAGTCTATTTCTCCACCACCTTCAGCGGTAGATCACGAGTACTCGATCAATTTTCCATCCTCAGCAGCTTCGAATACACATTCTTCAGGATCCTTCTTACAGCCAAAGTACCCGCAGCATCAGCACCAGCAACAGCACCAGCAACACCCGCGTCTCGCTTCTGCCATGAACAGAATGGTTTCGCCAAATTATCTGTTCGAAACAGAACAAACACAAAATGCGTTTGGTAATATTCCAAGTGCTAGTGCACAATCTAATGCGAATGCTAATTCAGGCTCAGGCGGTAGCACCATCCAAGGCGCAAGCATAACGTACCAGCCAAAGTACTTCAACACAAAGTTCGATGAGCTACGGAACAGGGTCCTTCTTGGATCTTCCACGGGTTTCCCCAAACTAGATGCGACGCACAAGTATCCTTACAGCAATAGCATTCCGGGTTCCGGCTCGAATTCGAACTCGAACCCAATGTCAATCTCGAATCCAAATGCTCATAATGAGCAGGACTCCAACGTGGACGCTGAAGCCGCAGCGATCATCTCGCAAATGAGGTCTTCCCCTCTGCCCGCATTCAACGAGCATTTTGGACCAGGAACGCATGGGAGCAGGCCGAACTCATCATTGTCGAACCAGTCGTTACAGAATGGCTCCTACAATCAGTTTAACAAGCGTTTGTTGCCCAAACCGGTGCTTCGTGTGAACCAAAGACAATTCCCAAATAATAACAGCCAAGACGAAAATGCCATTGCAGAGgaagacgatgacgatgatgacgatgatgacgatgagTACCATGAAGGCGGCTATGCTAACAGCCAAAACGGTGGAACAAATGTCTCAGATACCGTTGCATGGAACAAGAACGGCAAGAGACGGTTGTCAAGACGGAAATCTGGACCACCTCACTATAATTCGCAACTAAAGGGTGCCAAACAAGAGCATGTCCAGTTTTTATCCGCAGATATCTCTGAAGACAACGTTCATTTTAAGCGCTCTCGCTCATCTTCCTTGTCGTTGGAACCTACAGGTTTACTATCCCCAAATTCAAAGCGGGCAAAGCAGctgaaattcaaagaatcgAACTATAATAATGACGTTTCAAATGAAGAGATGGTCAAGTCAAGTGACCAGATTAAAAAGAGAAATGCAACAGGTGCCCGTTCAAGAACTGGTTGCTGGATTTGTAGGTTGCGTAAGAAGAAATgcacagaagaaaaacctCAGTGCCAGAACTGTGTGCGACTACACCTCGAATGCTTTTACGATATTGTCAAACCTGACTTTATATCAGATCCTGCCAAAAAGGCAGCAAAATTagatgaaattaaaaagaaaacgaagGAGGCTAAAAGACAAgcaatgaaaaagaagacttGGCTTTGA
- the ENA5 gene encoding sodium transport ATPase 5, which produces MGSTKSREIPANSPYAKTDFHAMPIEQVEKVLSTHVHTGLNATQIAERLALIGENTLGDDSKIDIKSILISQICNAMIMVLLISMVIALAIKDWISGGVIAFVVGVNVVIGAYQEYNASKTMNSLKSLSTPSAHVIRDGNDITIQSKELVPGDICIIKVGDTIPADLRLIDSINLETDEALLTGESLPVAKEHSEVYEVDTPVGDRLNLAFASSTVTKGRATGIVIKTALNTEIGKIAKSLKSEKSLVSRDESKSFTQNLCATLKQSAGTFLGTNVGTPLHRTLSKLALLLFAIAVVFAIVVMATQKFHVNKEVAIYAICVALSMIPSSLVVVLTITMSAGAKVMSTRNVLVRKLDSLEALGAVSDICSDKTGTLTQGKMIAKQIWIPQFGTISVQNSNEPFNPTIGDIHLIPRFSPYQYKHDDQEDVGIITDFKERYLSNNLGQLNVKLFGEWLYAATLANIANVFVDSETKEWKAQGDPTEIAIQVFATRMDLPRHVLTGEEIEDNETSNKKFNYKHLAEYPFDSSVKRMSAVYENSEDPESPVYEVFTKGAFERVLDCCNSWYKSPNGPPQPLSDDDLDDIMKNVDSLSNEGLRVLAFAKKSYGKAEFVENKQQLLKERDFVEKDLVFLGLIGIYDPPRDESHSAVKRCHQAGINVHMLTGDFPGTAKAIAQEVGILPHNLYHYPKEVVDVMVMTASDFDALTDDEIDLLPVLPLVIARCAPQTKVRMIEALHRRNKFCAMTGDGVNDSPSLKIADVGIAMGINGSDVAKDAADIVLSDDNFASILNAVEEGRRMSENIQKFVLQLLAENVAQAIYLMVGLCFIDRDGVSVFPLAPVEVLWIIVVTSCFPAMGLGLEKASVDVMEKPPKDAKAVVFTWEVIVDMIVYGLIMAACCMVCFVTVLHGTGDGELGTNCNSDFNSTCHLVFKSRAAAFATMTWCALILAWEVVDMRRSFFMMNPESETPYTQVFKDIWSNQFLFWSVIFGFVSVFPVVYIPVINKKVFLHYNISYEWGFAVGYTVLFWISCEVYKYIKRRYYRNKDRVNNPENDLEQRRMHDPFEQYTSSFSRMNTFHNDEKTF; this is translated from the coding sequence ATGGGATCTACTAAGAGTAGAGAGATACCCGCTAACTCGCCTTATGCGAAAACTGATTTTCATGCTATGCCCATAGAACAAGTGGAGAAGGTCCTCTCCACGCATGTTCATACTGGGTTAAATGCTACTCAAATTGCTGAGAGACTCGCGCTCATAGGTGAAAATACACTCGGTGATGATTCTAAGATTGATATAAAGAGTATTCTCATTAGTCAAATTTGTAATGCAATGATTATGGTTTTGTTGATCTCGATGGTCATCGCTCTTGCTATTAAAGATTGGATATCTGGAGGTGTTATCGCCTTTGTTGTAGGTGTCAATGTTGTCATTGGAGCATATCAAGAATATAatgcttcaaaaacaatgaatTCTTTAAAATCTTTATCTACCCCTTCTGCACATGTCATTAGAGATGGTAATGATATCACCATTCAATCAAAAGAGCTTGTTCCAGGTGATATTTGCATCATTAAGGTTGGTGACACTATTCCAGCAGATTTAAGATTAATCGACTCTATTAATTTGGAGACTGATGAAGCTTTATTGACTGGTGAATCTTTACCTGTCGCTAAAGAACACAGTGAAGTGTATGAGGTAGACACCCCTGTGGGAGATCGTTTGAATCTTGCATTTGCTTCATCTACTGTTACTAAAGGTAGAGCTACTGGTATTGTAATTAAAACTGCGTTGAACACAGAAATAGGTAAAATTGCTAAGTCTTTGAAATCAGAGAAATCGCTAGTTTCTAGGGATGAATCCAAATCGTTTACCCAGAACTTATGTGCAACTTTGAAACAGTCTGCAGGCACTTTTCTTGGAACTAACGTTGGAACACCTTTGCACCGTACACTATCAAAATTGGCCCTTTTATTGTTCGCAATCGCTGTTGTATTCGCTATTGTTGTTATGGCTACACAAAAATTCCACGTCAACAAAGAGGTTGCAATATACGCCATTTGTGTTGCTCTTTCTATGATTCCTTCTTCCTTGGTTGTCGTGTTGACCATTACGATGTCTGCAGGTGCTAAAGTTATGTCAACAAGAAATGTTCTTGTTCGTAAATTAGATTCCTTGGAAGCTTTAGGTGCTGTCAGTGACATTTGTTCCGACAAGACAGGTACTTTAACACAAGGTAAGATGATTGCGAAACAAATTTGGATTCCCCAATTTGGTACTATTAGCGTTCAAAACTCAAACGAACCTTTCAATCCCACAATAGGAGATATTCACCTGATTCCCCGTTTCTCACCTTACCAATACAAGCATgatgatcaagaagatgtCGGTATTATAACTGATTTCAAGGAAAGGTACCTCTCAAATAATTTAGGCCAATTGAATGTCAAATTGTTTGGCGAATGGTTATATGCGGCCACGCTAGCTAATATTGCTAATGTGTTTGTAGACAGTGAAACTAAAGAATGGAAAGCACAAGGTGATCCTACTGAAATTGCTATTCAAGTCTTTGCAACCAGAATGGATCTTCCAAGACATGTTCTAACAGGAGAAGAGATTGAAGATAATGAGACATCCAATAAAAAGTTTAACTACAAGCATTTGGCAGAGTATCCATTTGATTCCAGTGTGAAAAGAATGTCTGCAGTGTACGAAAATTCCGAAGACCCAGAAAGTCCTGTTTACGAAGTTTTCACCAAGGGTGCCTTCGAAAGAGTGTTGGACTGCTGCAATTCCTGGTATAAATCTCCTAATGGTCCTCCACAACCATtaagtgatgatgatttagaTGATATTATGAAGAACGTTGATTCACTATCGAATGAAGGTTTGAGAGTTTTGGCATttgcaaagaaaagttaTGGTAAAGCTGAGTTCGTTGAGAATAAACAACAGTTGCTCAAGGAGCGTGATTTTGTCGAAAAGGACTTGGTGtttttgggtttgattGGTATTTACGATCCTCCTAGAGATGAATCGCATTCTGCTGTTAAAAGATGCCATCAAGCAGGTATTAATGTGCATATGCTAACAGGAGATTTCCCCGGTACCGCCAAGGCTATTGCACAAGAGGTTGGTATCCTCCCTCACAATTTGTACCATTACCCTAAGGAAGTTGTTGATGTCATGGTGATGACAGCATCAGATTTCGATGCTTTGAccgatgatgaaattgatcTGCTACCTGTGTTGCCTTTGGTTATTGCACGTTGTGCTCCACAAACTAAAGTCCGTATGATTGAAGCATTACACCGCAGAAACAAATTCTGTGCTATGACAGGTGACGGTGTTAACGACTCTCCATCCTTGAAAATCGCTGATGTTGGTATTGCCATGGGTATCAATGGTTCTGATGTTGCAAAAGATGCAGCTGACATTGTGTTAAGTGATGATAACTTCGCCTCGATCCTCAATGCTGTGGAAGAAGGTAGAAGAATGAGTGAAAACATTCAGAAGTTTGTATTACAACTATTGGCCGAAAATGTTGCACAAGCTATCTACTTGATGGTAGGGTTGTGTTTCATTGATCGTGATGGTGTCTCTGTGTTCCCATTGGCACCAGTTGAGGTCTTGTGGATTATTGTCGTTACCTCCTGTTTCCCAGCCATGGGTCTAGGTTTGGAAAAGGCGAGCGTTGATGTCATGGAGAAGCCTCCAAAGGACGCGAAAGCCGTTGTTTTCACCTGGGAAGTCATTGTTGATATGATAGTTTACGGTCTAATCATGGCCGCTTGCTGCATGGTTTGTTTCGTTACCGTATTGCATGGTACCGGTGACGGTGAGTTGGGTACCAATTGTAACAGCGACTTCAACTCTACCTGTCACTTGGTTTTCAAGTCACGTGCTGCCGCTTTTGCGACAATGACGTGGTGTGCGCTAATCCTTGCATGGGAAGTGGTTGACATGAGAAGATCATTTTTCATGATGAACCCAGAGAGCGAGACGCCTTACACGCAAGTGTTCAAGGACATCTGGAGCAACCAGTTTTTGTTCTGGTCCGTTATTTTTGGGTTCGTATCAGTGTTCCCTGTTGTATACATACCTGTGATCAACAAGAAGGTCTTCTTGCACTACAACATTTCTTACGAATGGGGTTTCGCCGTTGGCTACACTGTTCTATTCTGGATCTCTTGTGAGGTGTACAAGTACATCAAGAGACGCTACTACAGAAACAAGGACAGGGTGAACAATCCTGAGAACGACTTggaacaaagaagaatgcaCGATCCATTCGAGCAGTACACAAGTTCATTCTCGAGAATGAACACTTTCCACAACGATGAAAAGACGTTTTAA